A genome region from Flavobacterium sp. includes the following:
- a CDS encoding DUF763 domain-containing protein, which yields MKRSGTADLPLHYGQVPLWLSERMAKLGLAIVETIALEFSTSEVISKLSNPFWFQSFGAVMGMDWHSSGITTSVLGALKKSVNPHSKELGIYICGGKGKHSLLTPQELLFVGEKTGLDGSDLANCSKLTAKVDNTAIQDGFQLYQHNFIVDNKGQWAVIQQGMNPDSKTARRYHWHSQDLKSFINEPHTFIYGENQGNILNLTAEAASKSREGILELTKESPAKIIKEMQYLSMPAHHDVRMEDVNMKRLGAMLWTTHENKPEDFEELLLLKGMGPRALQSLALVSEVIYGTPTRFEDPARFSFAHGGKDGHPFPVPVKIYDETINTLQRAINRAKIGNNDKIEAIKKLSEISRKAEESFTPNSNFDALIQRERDNSYKYGGKTVFGDAKPPKNKPSNPNNQLELF from the coding sequence ATGAAACGTTCCGGTACAGCTGATCTCCCATTGCATTATGGACAAGTTCCTTTATGGCTTTCTGAACGTATGGCTAAACTAGGTTTGGCAATTGTAGAAACTATTGCTTTAGAATTTTCAACTTCTGAAGTAATAAGCAAACTTAGTAATCCTTTTTGGTTTCAAAGCTTTGGAGCCGTTATGGGAATGGACTGGCATTCGTCGGGTATTACAACTTCTGTGTTGGGAGCTTTAAAAAAATCGGTAAATCCTCATTCAAAAGAACTCGGAATTTATATTTGCGGAGGAAAAGGAAAACATTCTCTTTTGACGCCGCAGGAACTTTTATTTGTAGGCGAAAAAACAGGACTTGACGGCAGTGATCTGGCCAACTGCAGTAAACTTACAGCGAAGGTAGACAATACGGCAATTCAGGACGGATTTCAATTGTACCAGCATAATTTTATTGTTGATAATAAAGGACAATGGGCTGTAATTCAGCAGGGAATGAATCCTGATTCTAAAACCGCCAGAAGATATCATTGGCATTCGCAGGATTTAAAATCTTTTATAAACGAACCGCATACTTTTATTTATGGTGAAAATCAGGGAAATATTCTAAATCTTACGGCTGAGGCTGCTTCTAAATCCAGAGAAGGTATTTTAGAATTAACAAAAGAATCTCCGGCAAAAATCATAAAAGAAATGCAGTATCTTTCTATGCCTGCGCATCATGATGTGAGAATGGAAGATGTCAACATGAAAAGACTCGGTGCAATGCTTTGGACAACTCATGAAAATAAACCCGAAGATTTTGAAGAATTATTACTTTTAAAAGGAATGGGTCCAAGAGCCTTACAGTCTTTAGCATTAGTCAGCGAAGTTATTTACGGTACTCCTACCCGATTTGAAGACCCGGCACGTTTTTCATTTGCACACGGCGGAAAAGACGGACATCCGTTTCCTGTTCCCGTAAAAATTTATGACGAAACGATTAATACTTTGCAAAGGGCAATCAATCGCGCCAAAATTGGGAATAACGATAAAATAGAGGCAATTAAAAAACTGTCTGAAATCTCAAGAAAGGCAGAAGAAAGCTTTACTCCTAATTCAAACTTTGATGCACTAATTCAAAGAGAACGCGATAACTCCTATAAGTATGGCGGGAAAACCGTTTTTGGAGACGCCAAACCTCCAAAAAACAAACCTTCTAATCCAAACAACCAACTGGAATTGTTTTAA
- a CDS encoding GNAT family protein → MKPLHIKTSQLTIRHLELSDLNDFIVYRSNPEVTKYQGFDVMTIEQAEDFIKENSVKYFGIPGEWVQYAIENKTGKLIGDCAIKLDQYDSRIAEIGITISHLEQKKGYAKEVFLGILNFLFDEIKIHRVVEIVDAENIASINLLKSIGFREEGHFIENIFFKGKWGSEFQFAMLKREWDAGKLSKL, encoded by the coding sequence ATGAAACCATTACATATAAAAACTTCACAGCTTACTATACGCCATCTCGAGTTATCAGACCTGAATGATTTTATTGTGTATCGTTCAAATCCGGAAGTAACAAAATATCAAGGTTTTGACGTTATGACAATCGAACAGGCAGAAGATTTCATAAAAGAAAATTCGGTAAAATATTTTGGAATCCCGGGAGAATGGGTACAATACGCAATTGAAAATAAAACAGGAAAACTTATTGGTGACTGCGCTATTAAACTCGATCAGTACGATTCGAGAATTGCAGAAATTGGGATTACGATTTCGCATCTCGAACAAAAAAAAGGTTACGCTAAAGAAGTTTTTTTGGGTATTTTAAACTTTTTATTTGATGAAATAAAGATTCACCGCGTAGTTGAAATTGTTGATGCAGAAAATATTGCCTCTATCAATTTATTAAAAAGCATCGGTTTTAGAGAAGAAGGCCATTTTATTGAAAATATATTTTTTAAAGGAAAATGGGGAAGCGAATTTCAATTTGCGATGCTAAAGCGAGAATGGGATGCTGGAAAACTCTCAAAATTATAA